The proteins below are encoded in one region of Flavobacterium sp. IMCC34852:
- a CDS encoding sensor histidine kinase — protein MQFSEKRNITRWIIIMASFVIVALILWNTYSFFQIFKNEERLKMELWAKSQETLINANQYTDVDLPLQIIQTASIPIIVTEKDSIINTKNIDEDVLKDKTKLQRFLQKLKNQNDPIVLQISEGRTHSLYYGDSSLLNKLKYYPVALLLIIFLFGGLVYNFYRSTKMATQNKLWAGMAKETAHQIGTPLSSLIGWLEIMKADNVAETTIVEIEKDITRLQTITDRFSKIGSEPILEKRNIIEETEQSFDYLKSRFSKQVEFSFKAPEKPIMVLLNPALHSWTVENLVKNAIDAMKGRGKLSVVIESDSTEVKILVADTGKGIPKNQFKRVFEPGFTTKKRGWGLGLSLTKRIVEEYHKGKIKVAHSEIDKGTTMQITFKKA, from the coding sequence ATGCAGTTTTCCGAAAAAAGAAACATCACCCGTTGGATTATCATTATGGCTTCCTTTGTCATCGTGGCATTGATTCTTTGGAACACCTATTCTTTTTTCCAAATTTTTAAAAACGAAGAGCGCTTAAAGATGGAACTGTGGGCCAAATCCCAAGAAACTTTAATCAACGCCAATCAATATACCGACGTAGACTTACCACTACAAATCATTCAAACAGCGAGCATTCCCATTATCGTTACCGAAAAGGATTCCATCATCAACACCAAAAATATTGATGAGGATGTGCTTAAAGACAAAACCAAACTCCAGCGTTTTTTACAAAAACTGAAAAATCAAAACGACCCTATTGTCCTGCAAATCTCCGAAGGCCGAACCCATAGTTTATATTATGGCGACTCTTCTTTGTTAAATAAACTAAAATACTATCCGGTAGCTTTACTGCTGATTATTTTTCTCTTTGGCGGATTGGTGTACAACTTTTACCGCAGTACCAAAATGGCGACTCAAAACAAACTTTGGGCCGGAATGGCTAAAGAAACTGCGCACCAAATCGGCACCCCTTTATCGTCTCTAATTGGTTGGCTCGAAATTATGAAAGCCGATAATGTGGCCGAAACCACCATAGTTGAAATTGAAAAAGACATCACCCGATTGCAAACCATTACGGATAGATTTTCAAAAATCGGCTCTGAACCCATACTCGAAAAACGAAATATTATTGAAGAAACCGAACAGTCTTTTGACTATTTAAAATCGAGATTCTCCAAGCAAGTCGAGTTCTCTTTTAAAGCACCTGAAAAACCCATCATGGTTCTACTAAATCCGGCTTTACACAGTTGGACTGTAGAAAACTTAGTCAAAAACGCCATCGACGCTATGAAAGGACGAGGCAAACTATCAGTAGTCATTGAAAGTGATAGTACGGAGGTAAAAATTCTGGTTGCTGACACCGGCAAAGGCATCCCGAAAAACCAATTCAAAAGGGTTTTTGAACCCGGGTTCACCACCAAAAAACGCGGTTGGGGATTAGGCTTGTCTTTAACCAAAAGAATCGTAGAAGAATACCACAAAGGAAAAATTAAAGTCGCGCACTCCGAAATAGACAAAGGCACCACGATGCAGATTACTTTTAAAAAGGCATAA
- the aat gene encoding leucyl/phenylalanyl-tRNA--protein transferase, protein MHFLTKDLYFPPVEEASYEGILAIGGDLSTERLLLAYRNGIFPWFNADEPILWWSPPERMVVVPQLYKISKSIRNLLNRKQFEVTFNQNFEAVIRNCQQVERKGQDGTWITDDIIESYTKLHEMGFVQSVEVWQNGELVGGLYGVDLGHIFCGESMFSKVSNASKIAFVTLVQYLKENNYKLLDCQLHNDYLEQLGAFEISRETFIRVLKSAN, encoded by the coding sequence ATGCATTTTTTAACCAAAGATCTATACTTTCCGCCGGTCGAAGAAGCCTCTTATGAAGGCATTTTGGCGATTGGAGGCGATTTGTCTACGGAGCGTTTGCTTTTGGCGTATCGCAATGGTATATTTCCATGGTTCAATGCCGATGAACCCATACTTTGGTGGTCGCCACCGGAACGCATGGTGGTTGTGCCGCAGTTGTATAAAATTTCTAAAAGCATTCGGAATTTGTTGAACCGAAAGCAGTTTGAAGTCACTTTTAACCAAAACTTTGAAGCGGTTATCCGTAATTGTCAACAAGTAGAACGCAAAGGGCAAGACGGCACTTGGATTACGGATGACATCATAGAATCTTATACTAAATTACATGAAATGGGTTTTGTCCAATCGGTAGAAGTGTGGCAAAACGGTGAATTGGTTGGTGGTTTGTATGGCGTTGATTTAGGACACATTTTCTGTGGCGAAAGTATGTTTTCTAAAGTGTCAAATGCGAGTAAGATTGCCTTTGTGACTTTGGTACAATACTTAAAAGAGAATAATTACAAACTCTTAGATTGTCAGTTACATAATGATTATTTAGAGCAATTGGGTGCGTTTGAGATATCGCGGGAGACTTTTATTAGAGTTTTGAAGTCTGCCAACTGA
- a CDS encoding DUF3127 domain-containing protein, producing MEVTGKIKVINPEQQVSASFRKRELVVATEEQYPQFISINFVQDKCDLLNNYNVGEAVKVSINLRGREWVNPQGETKYFNDIQGWRIEKIQAEAPAAPGMAPMPPAEAFAPATNFNEEEHDDLPF from the coding sequence ATGGAAGTTACCGGAAAAATTAAAGTGATTAATCCTGAGCAACAAGTAAGTGCCAGTTTTAGAAAAAGAGAATTAGTTGTGGCTACAGAAGAGCAATATCCTCAGTTTATCAGCATTAATTTTGTGCAAGATAAATGTGATTTATTGAACAACTATAATGTAGGGGAAGCGGTAAAAGTTTCGATCAACTTAAGAGGAAGAGAATGGGTAAATCCGCAAGGAGAAACCAAATATTTCAACGATATTCAAGGTTGGAGAATTGAAAAAATACAAGCAGAAGCTCCGGCTGCACCGGGAATGGCACCAATGCCACCGGCAGAAGCTTTTGCTCCGGCCACTAACTTTAACGAAGAAGAGCACGACGATTTACCATTCTAG
- a CDS encoding DNA-3-methyladenine glycosylase I, which produces MDNKIRCAWCEKDDLYRDYHDNEWGNPVYDDDKLFEFLVLETFQAGLSWYTILKKRDNFRKAFDQFDYKKIAQYNEDKVAELMQDAGIIRNGLKIKGTIANAIAFMEVQKEFGSFSKYIWNFTGGKPIENNIKKMSDIKATTPLSDEISKDLKKRGFKFVGSTVVYAHMQATGMVNDHVEDCWKRK; this is translated from the coding sequence ATGGACAATAAAATCCGCTGCGCTTGGTGCGAAAAAGACGATTTATACCGCGATTACCATGACAACGAATGGGGAAATCCGGTTTATGATGATGATAAACTATTCGAATTTTTAGTCTTGGAAACTTTCCAAGCCGGGCTAAGTTGGTACACGATTCTAAAAAAAAGGGACAACTTCCGAAAAGCATTTGACCAATTCGATTACAAAAAAATAGCCCAATACAACGAAGATAAAGTCGCCGAACTAATGCAAGACGCCGGCATCATCCGCAACGGATTAAAAATCAAAGGCACAATTGCCAATGCCATCGCATTTATGGAAGTACAGAAAGAATTCGGTTCATTCTCCAAATACATTTGGAATTTCACCGGCGGAAAACCCATTGAAAACAACATCAAGAAAATGAGTGATATCAAAGCCACCACGCCACTTTCAGATGAAATCAGCAAGGACTTGAAAAAGCGCGGGTTTAAGTTTGTAGGCTCAACGGTAGTTTACGCGCACATGCAAGCCACCGGAATGGTCAATGATCATGTGGAAGATTGTTGGAAAAGGAAATAG
- a CDS encoding flavin reductase family protein has protein sequence MLSFEPHTLSPAQLQGYLQSAVAPRPIAFASTIDANGKPNLSPFSFFNVFSSNPPILVFSPARRVRNNTTKHTLENCEATKQVVINVVNYDIVQQMSLSSTEYPDGVNEFIKSGLTMLPSDMVKPYRVAESPVQMECKVNEIIALGNQGGAGNLIICEVVKIHINENILDDKNMIDQSKIDLVSRLGGNWYSRSNVGLFEVEKPLVTLGIGVDAIPDFIKKSPVFNGNDLGKLGNVEALPTEEEITIFVQQNFAVKGVLSSDDEQKIHQKAKEYLNNNEVLSAWKVLLAKQ, from the coding sequence ATGCTCAGTTTTGAACCACATACGCTTTCGCCGGCGCAATTACAAGGTTATTTGCAAAGTGCGGTAGCGCCAAGGCCGATTGCTTTTGCCAGTACGATAGACGCTAACGGGAAACCTAATTTGTCGCCTTTCAGTTTTTTTAATGTGTTTAGTTCGAATCCGCCAATCTTGGTTTTTTCACCGGCACGACGGGTAAGAAACAATACGACCAAGCACACTTTAGAGAATTGTGAAGCCACGAAACAAGTGGTGATTAATGTGGTAAATTATGATATAGTGCAACAAATGTCACTTTCGAGTACGGAATATCCTGATGGCGTAAACGAATTTATTAAGTCGGGTTTAACGATGTTGCCTTCTGATATGGTGAAACCTTATCGCGTGGCGGAAAGTCCGGTGCAAATGGAATGTAAAGTCAATGAAATTATTGCATTAGGCAATCAAGGCGGTGCAGGGAATTTGATTATTTGTGAAGTGGTGAAAATTCACATCAATGAAAATATTTTGGATGATAAGAATATGATTGATCAGAGTAAAATCGACTTGGTTTCGCGTTTGGGAGGCAATTGGTATTCGCGGTCAAATGTTGGTTTGTTTGAAGTCGAGAAACCCTTGGTAACATTGGGAATAGGCGTGGACGCGATACCGGATTTTATCAAAAAAAGTCCTGTTTTTAACGGGAATGATTTGGGTAAATTAGGAAATGTAGAAGCCTTGCCAACCGAAGAAGAAATTACTATATTTGTACAACAGAATTTTGCCGTAAAGGGTGTTTTGAGTTCGGATGACGAGCAAAAAATTCACCAAAAAGCAAAAGAATATTTGAATAATAATGAAGTACTATCAGCTTGGAAAGTACTTTTAGCAAAACAATAA
- a CDS encoding HIT family protein encodes MSSIFTKIVNGEIPAYKIAEDDQYLAFLDVNPNAKGHTLCIPKQEINKIFDMEEAHYLGLMQFARKVAKAVEKTVPCKRIGVAVVGLEVPHVHVHLIPLHDMDDMRFQRKVSLTKEEFEDLAKAIQKNL; translated from the coding sequence ATGAGTTCTATATTCACCAAAATAGTCAACGGAGAAATTCCGGCCTACAAAATCGCCGAAGACGACCAATATTTGGCTTTTTTAGATGTTAATCCTAATGCCAAAGGTCATACGCTTTGTATACCGAAGCAGGAAATCAATAAGATTTTCGACATGGAAGAAGCGCATTATTTGGGCTTAATGCAATTTGCCCGAAAAGTAGCCAAAGCCGTAGAGAAAACGGTACCGTGTAAAAGAATAGGCGTTGCGGTTGTTGGACTTGAAGTGCCGCATGTACACGTGCATTTGATTCCGCTTCACGATATGGATGATATGCGTTTTCAAAGAAAAGTGAGTTTGACCAAAGAAGAATTTGAAGATTTAGCCAAAGCCATTCAAAAGAATTTATAA
- a CDS encoding queuosine precursor transporter: protein MFKSKKDTVYVVLAGIFITNAIVAELIGGKLIDVGSAVMSIGILPWPIVFVTTDLINEYFGEKGVRRLSFITAGLIAYTFFILYFAMQIPSTGISSVSSEQFNAVFGQSQLIIVGSIIAFLASQLIDVTLFHFVKRRTGNKMIWLRSTGSTVISQFFDSFIVLGIAFWLPGIMDTKTYIISGLTGYTVKLIIAVGMTPFIYLGHYFIQKYIAKDGQ, encoded by the coding sequence ATGTTCAAATCCAAAAAAGATACGGTATATGTCGTACTCGCCGGCATCTTCATTACCAATGCCATAGTAGCTGAACTCATAGGCGGAAAACTCATTGATGTAGGCTCTGCCGTAATGAGTATCGGTATTTTACCATGGCCAATTGTATTTGTCACGACCGATTTAATCAACGAATACTTTGGCGAAAAAGGCGTACGAAGACTTTCCTTCATCACCGCCGGATTAATCGCTTACACCTTTTTTATCTTGTATTTTGCCATGCAAATTCCGTCTACCGGAATCAGCTCGGTTTCTTCAGAACAATTCAATGCCGTGTTTGGGCAAAGCCAATTGATTATCGTCGGAAGCATTATTGCCTTCTTAGCTTCTCAATTGATAGATGTTACCCTCTTTCATTTTGTCAAAAGAAGAACCGGCAATAAAATGATTTGGCTCCGAAGCACAGGATCAACCGTAATTTCACAGTTTTTTGACAGTTTTATCGTTTTAGGGATTGCCTTTTGGTTGCCTGGTATCATGGACACTAAAACCTATATCATCTCCGGATTAACCGGTTATACCGTTAAATTAATTATTGCCGTCGGCATGACACCGTTTATTTATTTAGGACATTATTTCATTCAAAAATACATTGCCAAAGATGGACAATAA
- the greA gene encoding transcription elongation factor GreA, which translates to MSTVSYYTAEGLKKLKDELEQLKSIERPKASQAIAEARDKGDLSENAEYDAAKEAQGMLEMRIAKLEEVYANARLIDESQLDVSKALVLSNVKIKNQANGMEMKYTLVAESEADLKSGKISVSSPIGKGLLGKKVGEIAEISVPNGKLNFEILEISRD; encoded by the coding sequence ATGAGTACAGTATCTTATTACACCGCTGAAGGACTAAAGAAATTGAAAGACGAATTAGAACAACTTAAAAGTATAGAAAGACCAAAAGCTTCACAAGCCATTGCAGAAGCCAGAGATAAAGGTGACTTGTCTGAGAATGCAGAATACGACGCCGCCAAAGAAGCACAAGGCATGTTGGAGATGAGAATCGCCAAGTTAGAAGAAGTATATGCTAATGCCAGATTGATTGACGAATCACAATTGGACGTTTCCAAAGCATTGGTTTTATCCAATGTGAAAATCAAAAATCAAGCGAATGGCATGGAGATGAAATACACTTTAGTAGCCGAAAGTGAAGCCGATTTAAAGAGCGGTAAAATTTCGGTAAGTTCACCAATCGGGAAGGGTTTATTGGGTAAAAAAGTAGGCGAAATTGCTGAAATCAGTGTGCCAAACGGAAAATTAAATTTTGAAATCTTAGAAATCTCAAGAGACTAA
- a CDS encoding TraB/GumN family protein, producing MKKILSLALFALIAFQANAQFEKTLLWEISGNGLKKKSYVYGTFHVNEKISYHLTDAFYKHLLEADIVSNESNPDSWGELLDLYMNIRPQKKPKFYSNFYLKPVTKQDLMPLFMNYNLFNQMSSGVEGRQADYSENTVLDMFIYQTAKKYNKKAIGLEDAKKSFITMRKLESMAQTLDEEEENTEEDEEKKALLTKILKGKSIYNTLKDIYREKDIVMLDSLSKLSEKPEKHKVMIVDRNYDMVKSIDSLAHQGSLFSAVGAAHLGGKEGVLQLLINKGYTLTPIIGTLTKKGETDKKTIEEFFPNPKTKTQTTADKMIQTVDFDLDFSFDKIKGTLDLTNGGVLSMVRVPIHNYMQKKNEYFNHKSIDSLLYEFIPGEILEKKEIKGDSYIGYDVKNKSKAGNYQHYRFYVTPLEIVSFCFSGSGTYAKQYEQSIFEKLKIKDFKNSWERIYPLKGGFSILMPEFAVQYGNNEKSISDVTFEAYDPIEKSYYFLIENTSLDMEFMDDRTFQHQQIQNEFYMNQEMKETAQFDETTKEYTSTSENEHRKVKLKSIIQGNKFYLLGAVDASEPSSSKFFDSFTFKEFSNAESTVYNDTVGKYKIEIPKKINEQTILGIKNDNLGLMYRGKMGANEFESKEFESHTGNTVAVDITNYDRYFQVATMDSLKNEYSKSLKTLLDKKNYIQVDSDPLTSVWNNYFKEYEKTEVLGITFTHNNVLDCDVADALVSVKNSDQALKLRTFFMNNRRITLKTLVDRNYKNDDVFIEKSFSTFVPEKTDAKSILDDKIALFIEEASSESDSIRKIAFENLHTLSLKESDFERVTNFLDTFEFRDSDSDGKSTLYEKLGNIKLPKVASYLENKYKAQGTKTTEQLAILNALAAQKTETSYRLVLKLMDFDLPVSEDTYELNELFWNFNRNIETSKVLFPDIFQFYGIEEYNELIVRFCNAVLDKKLGSPKKIAAFQKLILTHSKLEYKRILNREEKKASVEENEDEIDYAAYEDEDENPNGDLINYLSLLSYMPKNSSVTDLMEKIKKLDSPEIQLEILKLEIKHNTATKESIKKRLENPKTKFNTILLLQDHHDFGLLNDITDDEIALAAMTYFDKLKENAKIQFLEKRKIKKGKHEAVFYFYQTQNTKDGKTVGNKSFNSMAFLIENGKIIPKAYYSPILEEIDEENTVEILIPAIMKETLNEDHPDCSFRKNRNRENQYNYEY from the coding sequence TTGAAAAAAATTCTTTCACTCGCACTCTTTGCCCTTATTGCTTTTCAAGCCAATGCCCAGTTTGAAAAAACATTACTTTGGGAAATTTCCGGAAATGGTTTAAAAAAGAAATCGTATGTATATGGCACTTTCCACGTAAATGAAAAAATTTCATATCACCTCACAGATGCTTTTTACAAACATTTATTGGAAGCTGACATTGTAAGTAATGAAAGTAATCCCGATTCCTGGGGTGAATTGTTAGATCTTTATATGAATATCAGACCCCAAAAAAAACCAAAATTTTATTCAAATTTTTATTTAAAACCGGTAACAAAACAAGATTTAATGCCATTGTTCATGAATTATAACTTGTTTAACCAAATGTCATCCGGAGTCGAAGGCCGTCAGGCTGATTATAGTGAGAATACCGTTTTGGACATGTTTATTTACCAAACTGCCAAAAAATACAACAAAAAAGCTATCGGCCTTGAAGATGCAAAAAAGTCATTCATCACCATGCGTAAATTGGAAAGCATGGCCCAAACATTGGATGAGGAAGAGGAGAATACTGAAGAAGATGAAGAAAAGAAAGCACTTCTTACCAAAATACTGAAAGGCAAATCAATCTATAATACTTTAAAAGATATTTATCGTGAAAAAGATATTGTAATGCTGGATTCTTTAAGTAAATTATCTGAAAAACCGGAGAAACACAAAGTCATGATTGTTGACCGAAACTATGACATGGTCAAAAGCATTGATTCATTAGCTCATCAAGGAAGCTTATTTAGCGCAGTTGGCGCTGCCCATTTAGGCGGAAAAGAAGGGGTTTTACAACTATTAATTAATAAAGGATATACACTCACTCCGATTATTGGGACACTGACTAAAAAAGGGGAAACCGACAAAAAAACCATTGAAGAGTTTTTTCCCAATCCAAAAACAAAAACTCAAACTACAGCGGATAAAATGATCCAAACTGTTGATTTCGACCTAGATTTTAGTTTTGATAAAATAAAAGGCACTCTAGACCTTACTAACGGCGGCGTGTTGAGTATGGTTAGGGTTCCGATACACAATTATATGCAAAAGAAAAATGAATACTTCAACCATAAAAGTATTGATAGTTTGCTTTATGAATTCATTCCCGGTGAAATCCTAGAAAAAAAAGAAATCAAAGGAGATTCCTATATCGGTTATGATGTTAAAAACAAAAGCAAAGCCGGAAATTATCAACACTACCGCTTTTATGTAACACCTTTGGAGATTGTCAGTTTCTGTTTTTCCGGCTCCGGAACTTACGCAAAACAATACGAACAATCTATTTTTGAGAAGTTAAAAATAAAAGACTTCAAAAATAGCTGGGAAAGAATATATCCGTTGAAAGGTGGATTTTCAATCTTAATGCCGGAATTTGCCGTACAATATGGCAACAACGAAAAATCAATTTCCGATGTAACATTTGAGGCCTATGACCCAATTGAAAAAAGTTATTACTTCCTGATTGAAAATACGTCTTTGGATATGGAGTTTATGGACGATAGAACCTTCCAGCACCAACAGATTCAAAACGAGTTTTACATGAATCAGGAAATGAAAGAAACGGCACAATTTGACGAAACTACCAAAGAATATACTTCGACTTCAGAAAATGAACATCGCAAAGTGAAGTTGAAATCCATCATTCAGGGAAACAAATTTTATCTTTTAGGGGCTGTCGATGCTTCTGAGCCAAGCAGCAGTAAGTTTTTTGACTCTTTCACTTTTAAAGAATTTTCCAATGCGGAAAGCACCGTTTATAATGACACTGTTGGCAAATATAAAATCGAAATCCCAAAAAAAATAAACGAACAAACCATCCTCGGTATCAAAAATGACAATCTTGGCCTAATGTATAGAGGAAAAATGGGCGCTAATGAATTTGAATCAAAAGAATTTGAATCCCATACCGGAAACACTGTAGCTGTTGATATCACCAATTATGACCGGTATTTTCAAGTAGCAACTATGGATAGCTTGAAAAATGAATACAGCAAATCTTTGAAGACCTTACTTGACAAAAAAAATTATATTCAGGTTGATTCTGATCCTTTAACATCTGTTTGGAATAACTATTTTAAGGAATATGAGAAAACAGAAGTATTGGGAATTACTTTCACACACAATAATGTGCTTGACTGTGATGTTGCTGATGCTTTGGTTAGTGTGAAAAATTCCGATCAGGCATTAAAATTAAGAACTTTTTTCATGAACAACCGGAGAATCACACTTAAGACTTTGGTTGACCGCAATTATAAAAATGATGATGTCTTCATAGAAAAGTCATTTTCAACTTTTGTCCCTGAAAAAACCGATGCTAAAAGTATTCTTGATGACAAAATTGCCTTGTTCATAGAAGAAGCAAGTAGTGAATCGGATTCTATCCGCAAAATCGCTTTTGAAAATCTTCATACACTCAGCCTCAAAGAATCAGATTTTGAAAGAGTTACCAATTTCCTGGATACCTTTGAATTCAGAGATAGTGATTCTGATGGAAAATCAACTTTATATGAAAAATTAGGGAACATAAAACTGCCTAAAGTAGCTTCCTATCTCGAAAACAAATACAAAGCACAAGGCACAAAAACAACAGAACAGTTGGCCATATTAAATGCTTTGGCAGCTCAAAAAACAGAGACCTCCTATCGCTTGGTCTTAAAACTAATGGATTTTGACCTTCCTGTCTCTGAAGACACCTATGAACTCAACGAATTATTTTGGAATTTTAATCGAAATATTGAAACCAGCAAAGTATTATTCCCAGATATTTTCCAATTTTACGGTATCGAAGAATATAATGAACTTATCGTAAGATTCTGTAATGCGGTATTGGATAAAAAACTAGGGTCTCCTAAAAAAATTGCCGCCTTTCAAAAGTTGATTCTCACCCATTCAAAATTGGAATACAAAAGAATCCTGAACCGCGAAGAAAAGAAGGCTTCTGTCGAGGAAAACGAAGATGAGATAGATTATGCTGCCTATGAAGATGAAGATGAAAATCCAAACGGTGACTTGATCAACTATTTATCATTACTTTCCTATATGCCAAAAAACAGCAGTGTTACTGATTTAATGGAAAAAATAAAAAAATTGGATAGTCCTGAAATCCAGCTTGAAATTTTGAAATTGGAAATAAAACATAATACGGCAACAAAAGAAAGTATTAAAAAAAGGCTGGAAAATCCAAAAACCAAGTTCAACACCATCCTACTATTGCAAGACCACCACGATTTCGGATTATTAAACGATATCACTGATGATGAAATCGCCCTGGCCGCGATGACTTATTTTGACAAGTTAAAAGAAAATGCCAAAATACAATTTCTGGAAAAAAGAAAAATTAAAAAAGGCAAACACGAAGCTGTTTTCTATTTTTATCAAACACAAAACACCAAAGACGGAAAAACTGTAGGCAATAAATCCTTTAATTCAATGGCTTTCTTAATTGAAAACGGAAAAATTATTCCAAAAGCTTATTACTCGCCCATCTTAGAAGAAATTGACGAAGAAAACACTGTAGAAATATTGATTCCGGCAATAATGAAAGAAACACTCAATGAAGACCATCCTGACTGCAGTTTCAGAAAAAACAGAAATAGGGAAAACCAATATAATTACGAATATTAG